The Chrysoperla carnea chromosome X, inChrCarn1.1, whole genome shotgun sequence genome includes a region encoding these proteins:
- the LOC123302662 gene encoding pseudouridine-5'-phosphatase-like: MPYKNVQYVIFDIDGLLLDTEKLYEEIIDEVCQHFGGKYTEILRQKILGRKEQDTATILIKELNLSCSEDEFSAYYQASYVKGLEAAELMPGAEKLIKHLSAHKIPIACATSSSSLSIPAKTKNHQELFKLMNHVVSGTSDPEVKEGKPSPDIFLICAARFPDKPKPDQCLVFEDAPSGVQAAYAAGMQCVMVPDPRIPDDDRKLATLVLKSLEDFVPEEFGLPPYKN; the protein is encoded by the exons atgcCTTACAAAAATGTTCAGTATGTTATTTTTGACATAGACGGATTACTTTTAG atactGAAAAACTATATGAAGAAATTATTGATGAAGTGTGTCAGCATTTTGGTGGAAAGTACACTGAAATATTAAGGCAAAAGATTCTTGGACGTAAAGAACAAGATACTGCCACAATTTTAatcaaagaattaaatttatcgTGTTCAGAAGATGAATTTTCTGCATATTATCAAGCAAGCTATGTTAAAGGCCTCGAAGCTGCTGAATTAATGCCAG GTGCTGAGAAATTGATTAAGCATTTATCCGCTCATAAAATACCAATAGCTTGTGCAACATCCTCTAGCAGTCTTAGTATTCCAGCTAAAACCAAAAATCATCaagaactatttaaattaatgaatcaTGTTGTGAGTGGTACATCTGATCCCGAGGTCAAAGAGGGTAAACCGTCaccagatatatttttaatatgtgcaGCACGCTTTCCTGATAAACCTAAGCCAGATCAA TGTTTAGTATTTGAGGATGCTCCAAGTGGTGTTCAAGCAGCTTATGCGGCCGGTATGCAATGTGTTATGGTGCCAGATCCTCGAATACCAGACGATGATCGTAAACTTGCAACGTTGGTTTTAAAATCATTGGAAGATTTTGTTCCCGAGGAATTTGGATTACCACCTTACAAgaattaa
- the LOC123303079 gene encoding uncharacterized protein LOC123303079 — MNNTSICTIVFALLAIVIITVQNYQFQDLEIYEVKTRLPIKFELVDQLKFRKTLYYLGRSNGCTCQDLTCGCCAGVNITQFNFDREGCMNFTYSPCKFDVTMNMLWNEESVYTNKFSAQNPPPLCMPIPIPYVPQAQVDFCVKMFNIHMPGQNLNMCMDMEMRVQKQRLVVLHFNCMRFGQDGIALTRPDSECPLSSSESNEEDSTSQPAADIFDPVTETRL; from the exons aTGAACAATACAAGTATTTGCACTATCGTTTTCGCTCTTCTGGCCATTGTGATTATAACAgttcaaaattatcaatttcaag aTCTAGAAATTTACGAAGTAAAAACACGTTTACCGATCAAATTTGAGTTAGTTGATCaattgaaatttcgaaaaactttGTACTATTTGGGCCGATCGAATGGATGTACATGCCAAGATTTAACTTGTGGATGTTGTGCAGGAGttaatattacacaatttaattttgatcgTGAAG ggTGTATGAACTTTACCTACAGTCCATGTAAATTTGACGTAACAATGAACATGTTGTGGAACGAAGAATCAGTTTATACGAATAAGTTTTCTG CTCAAAATCCACCACCGCTATGTATGCCAATACCAATTCCATACGTTCCACAAGCTCAAGTGGATTTTTGTGTGAAAATGTTTAACATCCACATGCCAGGCCAGAATTTAAATATGTGTATGGACATGGAGATGCGGGTACAAAAACAGCGATTAGttgtattacattttaattgtaTGCGTTTTGGACAAGATGGCATTGCTTTAACACGACCAGATTCTGAATGTCCTTTATCCAGTTCGGAATCTAATGAAGAGGACAGTACTTCACAACCAGCGGCTGATATTTTTGATCCTGTTACAGAAACAAgactttaa
- the LOC123302645 gene encoding beta-1,3-galactosyltransferase 5-like, whose translation MVRLLRSTQVLLAVLCFVSVVLCLMIYLPTRFISTAPTVIQQHASLYLTGTSNVTEDISTLHNNNGSAISSYSKAQTVGVPAAHEPVGVAGGTGLVPITLSTLTNVSSTSAKAKYSDVQSSTAAIKTAEKVEKAEKVAVEPKSNIQSMIPDNTIHGVLASSIYEAGHTDSNPGLCPKLGANIHLLALVMSAPNHFTARQAIRQTWGHYAMRRDVAIGFLLGATQNDKKLEVDLNVEQQLYGDLIRGRFIDTYNNLTLKTISMLEWVDNFCPKTKFVLKTDDDMFININKLLLFINKHTTTGACKPVIYGRLAKKWKPIRNAKSKYYVSLQQYSSPVFPDFTTGPAYLMSTCSVHDLYEAALNHTYLKLEDVFTTGIVAHQLGIKRVHAYEFLNKRIAFNPCNIQKAISIHMVKYNEQFDLWKKLLDGKTKCK comes from the exons ATGGTGAGACTGCTCCGATCGACACAAGTACTTTTGGCGGTGCTTTGTTTCGTATCAGTTGTGCTATGTCTAATGATTTATTTGCCAACACGATTTATTTCGACCGCGCCAACAGTTATTCAACAGCACGCAAGTCTTTATTTAACTGGAACGTCAAATGTTACCGAAGACATATCCACGTTACACAATAACAATGGATCAGCGATTTCATCTTACTCAAAGGCGCAAACAGTTGGAGTGCCAGCAGCGCACGAGCCTGTTGGAGTTGCAGGTGGAACCGGTCTTGTTCCCATTACATTGTCAACGCTTACAAATGTATCATCTACATCGGCTAAAGCCAAATATTCAGATGTACAATCATCGACTGCAG CTATAAAAACGGCTGAAAAAGTTGAGAAAGCTGAGAAAGTAGCGGTTGAACCAAAAAGTAATATTCAATCAATGATACCAGACAACACAATACACGGAGTATTAGCAAGTAGCATCTACGAAGCGGGACACACGGATTCGAATCCAGGACTATGTCCCAAACTGGGTGCAAATATTCATCTGTTAGCATTAGTAATGAGTGCACCAAATCATTTTACTGCACGTCAAGCAATCCGTCAAACATGGGGCCATTATGCAATGCGTCGTGACGTTGCTATTGGATTTTTATTAGGTGCAACGCAAAACGATAAAAAACTGGAAGTGGATTTAAATGTGGAACAACAGTTGTATGGTGATTTAATTCGTGGACGTTTTATCGATACttacaataatttaacattGAAAACCATTTCGATGTTGGAATGGGTTgataatttttgtccaaaaacaAAATTCGTACTAAAAACCGATGACGACatgtttataaacataaataaattacttttatttatcaaCAAACACACCACAACAG GTGCATGTAAACCAGTGATTTATGGACGTTTAGCAAAGAAATGGAAACCAATCCGTAAtgcgaaatcaaaatattacgtTTCGCTACAACAATACAGCTCACCAGTCTTCCCAGATTTTACAACAGGTCCTGCATACTTGATGTCAACATGCAGCGTACATGACTTGTATGAAGCCGCCCTCAACCATACATATTTAAAGTTAGAGGATGTGTTCACAACCGGCATTGTGGCACATCAATTAGGTATTAAGCGCGTTCACgcttatgaatttttaaataaacggaTTGCATTCAATCCGTGTAACATACAAAAAGCAATTAGTATCCATATGGTTAAATATAATGAACAATTTGATCTATGGAAGAAACTATTAGACGGCAAAACTAAGTGTAAGTAG